ACTGTTTTCCGGTCTGGCGATCGGAGCCAACGCCGTTATCGCCAGACATATCGGCGCAGGAGACCGGAAAAAGACTAAAGAGGCGGTACATACATCCATAGCCATCGCCGTCCTTGCAGGGCTGGTTATTATGGCGGTGGGTGAGAGCATCACCAGACCTTTACTGGAAGTCGTGAGTACGCCGGATAATGTGATGGATCTGGCAGTCACTTATCTGCGCATCTATTTTTCCGGCAGTCTCTTTCTGATGCTCTATAATTTTGAGGCTGCGATCCTGCGCGCGGGCGGCGATACGAGAACGCCCGTATTTGTATTGATGGCCACGGGAGTGATCAATATCGGACTGAATCTGTTTTTTGTATTGGCCTGTGGTATGAGTGTGGAAGGTGTGGCGCTCGCCACGCTGATTTCCAATATTATGAGTGCGCTCATTCTTTTCATGATTCTGATGAGGGAGGAGGGCGTGCTCAAAGTCAGGCTGCGGTCGGTGCGCATATACGGAAAAGATGCAAAGGCGATTTTGATGATCGGCGTTCCGGCGGCGATACAGGGAATGCTGTTCAATGCGGCCAATATTGTCATTCAGTCCGGAGTCAACAGTCTCGGCTCCGATGTGGTGGCGGGAGCGACCGTCGGCCTCAACGTGGAGACGTTTGGTTACTATATCGTGGCTGGCTTTGGTCAGACGAGTATTACGTTTAACAGTCAGAACCTGGGGGCAGGCAAGTTAAGGCGCTGCGCCGAGTCCACGAGGTGGTGTCTGGGACTTGGGTTTCTCGTCACGGCGCTGGCCTCTGTATTGATGGTCGTCTTCCGGGAGGCGCTGGCGGGACTTTTCACGACGGATCAGACATTGATCGAGATCGCCTCTGTGCGCATTATGCTGATCGCGGGCTTTGAAGTGGTCAATATGGTCATCGAGGTGATGTCAGGCACCCTCCGGGGGTTGGGATATTCGGCTTTGCCGGCGCTATTAAGTGTCTTTTTCGTGTGCGGAGTGCGTATTTTCTGGCTCTTTTATATCTTTCCGCTTAATCGGACATTTGGCTGGCTGTTCACGGTCTATCCTGTGAGCTGGGGACTTGCGGCTGCCAGCATGACGGCTGCATATCTGATTGTAAAAAAGAGATTGTATACACTGGCGGCGAAGCGACTGCAGGCAGGGGGAAACAGTGTGCAGGCTGATTATAATATGTGAACGGCAGATGAAATTCTGAATGAATTCTGAATGGAGCTACAGTTTTGCAATCGGTGGCAGAACCTGTAAGAGAAAGGACGACGACAAATGATAAAGTTAAAACTTTCGGACGCGCAAAAATTTAAGATACATATCGAAGAGAAAATCAAACGGGACAGCCTGTTTTTTCACGAATATAAGACTGCCGCCGGTCATCTGAATCAGATCTGGCAGATGCAGAAGGAGGCGGAACAGGACAGAAAGCAGGAGTTTGCCGCGGAAACGCCGAACAATATCATTGCCTTTTGCGGCGAGCGGGGAAGCGGGAAGAGCAGCGTCATGCTCTCCTTTGTGAACGCGGTCATAAACTGCGGAAAGGAGGAAAATGTCCTTTCTTTTGACAAGGCAGTCAGGGAGAACGGCTGGAGCCATGCGGCAGTGACGATCGACCCTTCCATGTTTGATGAAGTGCACAATATTGTGGACATTGTATTGGCGCACATTTATCAGAGTTTTGCCGATGCCTATGAGGCGGACAATCAGAGACTTGATACGTATGAGCGGGAGAAGATGATTGGCCTGCTGGCGAAAACGTACAAGAGCCTGTCGATTATTAAAAAGAAAGAAAAAATGCTGGATGACGAGTATGACATCGCCGGCAATGTGTCCAAGCTGCAAAAGCTCGGTCAGAGCACGCGGCTGAAACAGGATCTGAGGGAACTGATCGATCATTATTTAATGCTGCTTCCGGGACTCGTCAGCAGTAAGAAAGACGCAGCGGACTGGAAAAGCAAAAAGCTGCTGATTGCGATCGATGACCTTGATCTGTGCAATGAACATGCCTATGAGATGGCGGAGCAGGTGCGCAAGTATCTGATCCTGCCGAATGTGGTCGTTCTGATGGCCATCAGGATCGAGCAGTTACAGATGGGCGTGGAGGAAAAGAACCGGGAAGATTTTAAACAGGTAATTGCAGGAAGGAACAACGACCCTTCGATCGCACGGGAGATGAAGGACATGGCCGAGCGGTATGTGACAAAACTCATTCCCATGGCGCGGAGAATCTATCTGCCGGAACTTCGCAGCGATCAGGTCAGCCTTGTGCCGGAGAGCAGGGAGGATCAGCAGGGAAAAGACGATGTGGTGCGGACAACGGAAGAGAGCAAAAAGGCAGATAACGAAGAATCGCTCGAACAGACGATCCTGCGTCTGATCCGGGAAAAGACAGGGATGTACTTTGTGACGCCCGAAGAGGGGCCTTCCTATTTTGTGTCTGCCAATCTGCGGGAATTTGTGAACCTGGCTTCCCTGCTGATGGCGATGCCGACACCAACGCCGACGCCGGATGATGATCAGACAAGACTGGATAATATTGATACATTCCAATCTTATTTTACAGAGGGAATGCTGAAGAAAAATATTAGTTGGGAGCGGCTGGAGTGGTTTCTGGAAATTATGAAAAATGCCGACAGTGTGAGAAACTATAACATCGGTATGTATCTGAACGGCTTGCTGGACAGTGCAAAGCAGGAATACGATCTGTATCAAAATTCCCTCTGTGAGTTTCCGAATATGAGTCTTTCCTTTGTGGCGGAGCGGCTGGCATCAGTCTCACGTTTTCGGACCAGACGGGAAGACTGGCGGCTGTTTTATTATATCAGAGTCTATTATACGATCTTGCTCAATGCAAGACTGTGTGCGAACGGCAAGATCCCGTTCTCCATTACTGGCGGTTTCCTGTGGGGGAATCGGCTGGGCGGATTACTGCCTGCGGTCACGATCAGGCAGAACCAGCATATGATGAACCGGGAGCGGTTTTTTATTCCTGCGCTGCGGGGCTGGAATGAGACCGCCTCTGTGCTCCATGACAGCGAGAATTCGTTATCTGTGCCGGAAAAAGATGCTTCTCAAGCTTATGTTTCAAAAATAGAGGACGAACACTGGCTGGCGGAGACGGTATGCTGGCTGCTTCTGGCGCTGGTTTCCGCGCATAATGGCAAAACGAATTTTAGGAAAAACTATATGAACCGGGCGCCCATTGTCTATAACAATTATGCGGTGCCGTCAGTGGAAATCGAAATCAGTCTTGAGAACTATATCGTCAATCTGTGTGATCCGGAAGATCTGTACCGGATTGCCAATCTGGAACTGCTGGGAATCACCCGGGAGAGAATACAGCCGGTTCTGGAGGCAATGAAAGCGCACAATGCGCCAGTCATTCGGCAGGCGAAGATCGTGGCGGCCAATATGGACCTGGCGGACAGACTGCTTCAGTACTGTCAGATTCACAATGATTATAAAGAAAGGACACAGTCAAAAGAGGACAGGACCTACCGCCTGTATGGTTTATTTTTCAAAAATGTAAGGAATTATTTAAAGATGCAGGGAGCCGGAGAGGCGGACTGGACGCAGCTCTGGATTCCGACCGGGATCAAAGAGGATGGACAGATCGAAGGAGTGTCTATCGATATGAATAGACTGTTTACGAAACTATGTGCGGCTGCTGCGGCGATCCTGCGAGAAAACTCAGGAGAAGGAAGTGACAGTGAGAACGCGAAAGAAGGATATATCAGCTATGAGGAAGGCCAGCGGAAAAAGCAGGAGTTTGCACAGCAGGTGCAGACGGTCGCGCAGGTGGATTATGCCAGGGGACTTCGAACAATCTCCGGTGCTCTGCAAAATAAAACGGCGGATCACGCGAGGTTTATGCTGGAAACTATCGGCAACAGCATTCAGAAGTATACATTCAGAGAGAAGAAGCTTCCCGCAGGCTTTGACCCTGTGCCTCTGATCCAATTATATGAGGAAGTGGTCGATCTGTGTGTGACAGACCCCAAAAAGGAGATCACAGAGATACAGCACAATACATACAGAGCCATTGCCAGAATCAAAGATGTAATCGGATAGACCAAACGACATTTTATGCCGCACGGATGTTATGACCGGATCAATGATGAGATCGCAGCGAACAGGACAGAACGATGGATATTGAACGTGGAAATCTGGAGATCTTGCTGAAAGAGATTCCTTATGACGAAATACAATTAAGTGAAAGACCGGGAGGGCGGCGTCATGACTATGCACATGTGGACCGGACGCTCTATCTGGAATACGCCAGACGTATTTTTCCTGCCTGCTCGGAAGATGAGAGGAGCAGTCACTATGAGTTGCTTGTGGAGAGTATGCGGGACGATAGAGGAGGCGTGCAGAGCCTGTTTGCACTGATCGTGAAGATCGCGTCCAGACTGCTCTGTCTGCAGGGGAATGCCGTCAAATGCCGTCTGAATGAAATGCTGCGCTGGCGGGAGATCTCCTTCCAGCTCGGGCAGGAAGTCTTTACCTGTGCGCTGCTGGCAGCCGAGGACATACGCAGAGGAATGAGGACCAGATTCTTCGCCTGGGAACCGATCATCGGCAGTAACGATATGCGGCTCGATCATATTCTGAAGCGGGGACTGGCGGAAAATCATTTTCACCTGAACGGATCGACGAAGATATTTGAGCTCAACTGGAGCTGCCTGATGAATCAGATCGAAGACCGTGGCCGGGCGTTTGCCAGATTTGAAACAATATTACAGCATGACTATGTGGAGCGGTCAGAGAGACAGAGATTCTATGGACGTTGTCAGGAGGCGGCGCTCTACCGCCTGTATTTGTTCAGTGTTTTGCACAGGGATCACTATCTGCTGGAAAATGTGGGCAACCTGTTATTAAAGGTAGAAAAGCGGAATGTCTTTATCTGGGAATGCCTGTCCGGGTTACAGGAGATGATCGGCCTGGCAGGAATGCTGTACGGCGCGGTCAATGAACGCGGCGCGGTGCTCGACTATGCGCTGGAGAAGGATTCGTACGACAGCAACAATAATTCGTGCCGTCTGCTGGCCGGTGAGCGGAGGTTCCTTTATGCGTGTTACCGGAGCGCGCTGGGAACAGGGGCCGAGGCCTTTTCTGCGTACGATAAAAATATATTTTACCGCTATCTTGTCCTGCGGACGTATTTCAGAAGCGAGATGATTCAGGTCAACCGCATGGTCGGTTTCGCTAATTTCAGCGAATATGAACTGCGCAAGGAATACTTTGTGGAAGGAAAAAAGGAATATGAAAGCGAGCTTGTCCGTCTGGCGGTCAATGCCTCGTTTCAGAATCAGAATATCGTCTCTCTGGAAGCAAGACTTTGTCCGGCGATGGACGCCGGCGGATTGGCGAGGAAGATCAATGAAAAGATCAGAGCGACGGCGGAAGATGACATTGAGCAAAAGCTGTTTTTTGTTCTGCACTTTCCGAAACAGAGGGAAGAGACTTATCGGCCCGGAGAGCCGCGTAATGCCGCCGTGCGCAGCAGGACAGCGAGGCAGACAGACGCTATTGTGGCGCTTTTGGAAAAAGAAGGCGGATTGGGCGAATCTGTCAGGGGCATTGATGCCTGCGCCAATGAGATCGGCTGTCGGCCGGAAGTATTTGCCCGGTATTTCCGTTATCTGCTTGACTATCATCCACCGGTAAGGAGAGAGCGGGCACACAGTCTGATGGCCACGTACCATGCGGGCGAAGATTTTCTTGACATCGTGGACGGACTGCGGGCGATTGATGAGGCGGTGCTTTTCTGCGGGCTGTCTCGGGGCTGCCGGCTCGGTCATGCACTTGCGCTCGGTATCAGTGCCGCTGATTATTATCAGTTCAAGGGGAACCGGGTCGTGATGCCGAAGCAGGATCTGCTGGATGATATTGCGTGGCTGCTCGTGAAACAGGAGCAATACGGCTGTCCGCTGGACGGGGCGTTAAAGAGTATATTAGAGACAATGTTTTATGAACTGTTTCATGAGATCTACGGCGGGAGAGTTAAGGGGACCGGGACGATGTTCCGTTATCCGGATTATTACAACAGCTGGATGCTGCGGGGCGACGAACCGTCCGCCTACCTGGCGGATCGTGACAGTTTTCTGCGGAGACTGGCGGTCGTTCCGCTGCATAAGCCGGACCGCTATCGGTTTAACAAAGCGGCGGCGGATTCGATACGTAGAGTTGATCAGTACAGAGAGTTGTATGTGCTCTATCATTATGACAGGCGGGTGAGAGAGAGGGGCGCGCAGACGATATTATTTAAAGTACCGTGCGGTTATGCGGAACTGGTGAGGAATATCCAGGATAAGATGATCCGGGAGCTGGTGGACAGGGGGATTGGCATTGAGACGAACCCGTCTTCCAACTATCTGATCGGGACAATCCGGAAATATGAGGAACATCCGATCATCCGTTTTAACGGCAGAAAATTAAAAGACACAGAGACAAACATGTCTCTGCAGGTTTCGATCAATACGGACGATCAGGGTGTATTTGACACTTCGCTGGAAAATGAATATGCGCTGATGACGATCGCCCTGAAAAAAGCCAAAGACGGGAATGGCAGGTATTTATATGATATGGAGGATATTTATGCGTGGATCGACTATGTGCGGCGAATGGGCATCACACAGTCGTTTCGGATGCAGGAGGACGGGAAAGCACAGACATCTTGGACAGAGGTTAACTGGAAAGAGAGAGATTGGAAAATATGAGAAAATGGAACAATAAAAAAAGTGATAAAGTTAATAAGACCGGAGACGAAGCGATGACAGTCATGCCGGGGACAGGCGAGATCTACCGGCATTTTAAGGGGAATCTGTACAGGATCGTGACACTGGCCACACATTCGGAGACGGGAGAAAAGATGGTTGTTTATCAGGCACTCTATGGTGACTGTGAGATTTATGTGCGGGAGCTGTCCATGTTTATGAGCAAAGTGGACAAAAAGAAATATCCGGATGCGGAGCAGGAGCAGCGGTTCGCCCTGATGCCGCAGATCATCGGACAGGGGGCGGTGAGCGGAGAGAGCAGGCCGATGCAGAGCCATGCGCAAAGTCAGCCGGATATACCGATACCGCCAGCGCGGCCGGAGAGCGGACAGGTTCAGCCACAGTCTGTCGTTCGCCCACAGCCCACAGTGACAAAGAAGGAGGCTGCTGCCCGGCCTGCGGATCAGATACAGGAAGATGAGGCCCCGCTGGACCCGTTTTTATTACAGTTTTTAGATGCGGATACGTATGGGGAAAAGCTGAATCTGCTGGCAGCGCTCCATGGACGGATCACAGATGATATGATCAATACGATGGCTGTCTCTCTTGATCTGGAAGTGAATGACGGAGAGATTGAGGAGCGGTATGAGGCGCTGAAGACCTGTCTGCTGACACTGGAAAAGTATGAATGTAACAGGCTCAGATAAGATATGTAATGTGATTTCGGACTGTGCGCATATTCTGGAGGTGAATAGATGATAACGACAGAGCTGGAAGCCCTTGTGGAGCCGCTGCTTGGCTGGTATGACAAGTCGCATCGCGTCCTGCCGTGGCGGGAGGAGCCGACACCGTACCGGGTATGGATTTCGGAGATCATGTTGCAGCAGACGAGAGTGGAGGCAGTCAGACCTTATTTTGCCCGCTTTCTGGCTGCTCTGCCCGATATTCGGCATCTGGCGCAGGCGCCGGAGGATGAATTGCTCAAGCTGTGGGAGGGCCTTGGCTATTACAACCGGGTCCGCAATCTGAAAAAGGCGGCGGTTGAGATCATGGAAACGTATGACGGCCAGATGCCGGGAGACTATGAACAACTGCTGAAGCTGCCGGGGATTGGCAGTTACACGGCGGGCGCAATCGCGTCTATCGCTTTCGGCCAGGCTGTGCCGGCGGTCGATGGCAACGTGCTGCGGGTCATTACAAGAGCGACGGCGGACGACGGGGACATCGGCAGCCAGAAGGTGCGCCGCGGGATTGAGGAGCGTCTGCGCGCCGTGATGCCTCGGCAGCGTGCAGGGGATATGAATCAGGCGTTGATGGAGCTGGGGGCTGTTGTCTGTATTCCGAACGGAGCGCCCAAATGCGGGGACTGTCCCTGGAAGACGCTTTGCCAGGCAAGGGCGCTGGGAAAGATCAGCGAATATCCGAAGAAGCCTTCCAAAAAGCCGAGAGTCATTGAGGAAAAGACGATACTGATCATTCAGGATGAGAATCGGACGGCTCTGAGGAAGAGACCATCGAAAGGACTTTTGGCGGGGATGTATGAGTTTCCTTCGCTCCCGGGGCACAGAGAGGAAGAAGAAGTTCTTTCTTATTTAAAGGAGCTGGGTTTGAAAGCGGTCTATATCAGACGGCTGGAGGAGGCAAAACATATTTTCACCCACAGAGAATGGCATATGATCGGCTATGTCATTCGGGTGGACGAGCTGGAGAGGGGAGCTTTTGATTCAGAAGAGCCTTTTCTGTTTGCAGAGAGAGATGAGACAGAAGAAAAGTATCCGATTCCCTCAGCGTTTGTCCGTTATGCGCAATACTTAAAAATCAGGCTTGGCAATGATAAATATATTTACAGCAAAGAGTAAGCTGTGATATACTCACAGGTAAAAACAGCTTAGAGGAGGAATCGCAATGTATTCATTGGACGAAGTGAGAAATACGGACCCGGAGATCGCACAGGCGATCGTGGACGAGCAGGAGAGACAGAACAGTCATATTGAGCTGATCGCCTCGGAAAACTGGGTAAGCAAGGCAGTGATGGCGGCTATGGGAAGCCCTCTGACGAATAAATATGCGGAAGGGTATCCGGGGAAACGTTATTATGGCGGCTGTCAGTGTGTTGACGTTGTGGAAAATCTGGCCATCGACAGGGCGAAAGAGCTGTTTGGCTGTGATTATGCCAATGTGCAGCCACACTCCGGTGCACAGGCGAATCTGGCTGTGCAGTTTGCAATCTGCGAACCGGGTGATACGATCATGGGAATGAACCTGGATCACGGCGGACATCTGACACACGGAAGCCCGGTCAACATTTCCGGCAAGTATTTTAAGATTGTCCCTTACGGCGTCAATGACGATGGATTCATTGATTATGATAAACTGCGGGAAATCGCGCTGGAAGCAAAACCGAAAATGATCATTGCCGGCGCGTCCGCATATGCGAGAACGATCGACTTTAAAAAATTCAGGGAAGTGGCGGACGAAGTCGGAGCTGTGCTGATGGTGGATATGGCGCATATTGCCGGGCTGGTGGCGGCAGGCCTTCATCCGAGTCCGATTCCCTATGCCGATGTGGTGACGACGACGACACATAAGACACTGCGTGGACCGAGAGGCGGCCTGATTCTGGCGAATGAGGCGGCTGCAAAAAAATACAATTTTAACAAAGCAATCTTCCCGGGCATTCAGGGCGGGCCGCTCATGCACGTGATCGCGGCAAAAGCAGTATGCTTCAAAGAGGCGCTGTCCGATGAATTTAAGACTTA
The sequence above is a segment of the Lachnospiraceae bacterium JLR.KK008 genome. Coding sequences within it:
- a CDS encoding MATE family efflux transporter, whose protein sequence is MMRMQEKIRTADQAKRGILMEMENETEYSDVKFSHKKNGQMDMVTGSLWDKILLFALPIVVTNVLQQLFNTADIAVVGRLVGNDALAAVGCTGPIVTLFITLFSGLAIGANAVIARHIGAGDRKKTKEAVHTSIAIAVLAGLVIMAVGESITRPLLEVVSTPDNVMDLAVTYLRIYFSGSLFLMLYNFEAAILRAGGDTRTPVFVLMATGVINIGLNLFFVLACGMSVEGVALATLISNIMSALILFMILMREEGVLKVRLRSVRIYGKDAKAILMIGVPAAIQGMLFNAANIVIQSGVNSLGSDVVAGATVGLNVETFGYYIVAGFGQTSITFNSQNLGAGKLRRCAESTRWCLGLGFLVTALASVLMVVFREALAGLFTTDQTLIEIASVRIMLIAGFEVVNMVIEVMSGTLRGLGYSALPALLSVFFVCGVRIFWLFYIFPLNRTFGWLFTVYPVSWGLAAASMTAAYLIVKKRLYTLAAKRLQAGGNSVQADYNM
- a CDS encoding DUF1653 domain-containing protein, encoding MRKWNNKKSDKVNKTGDEAMTVMPGTGEIYRHFKGNLYRIVTLATHSETGEKMVVYQALYGDCEIYVRELSMFMSKVDKKKYPDAEQEQRFALMPQIIGQGAVSGESRPMQSHAQSQPDIPIPPARPESGQVQPQSVVRPQPTVTKKEAAARPADQIQEDEAPLDPFLLQFLDADTYGEKLNLLAALHGRITDDMINTMAVSLDLEVNDGEIEERYEALKTCLLTLEKYECNRLR
- a CDS encoding P-loop NTPase fold protein; amino-acid sequence: MIKLKLSDAQKFKIHIEEKIKRDSLFFHEYKTAAGHLNQIWQMQKEAEQDRKQEFAAETPNNIIAFCGERGSGKSSVMLSFVNAVINCGKEENVLSFDKAVRENGWSHAAVTIDPSMFDEVHNIVDIVLAHIYQSFADAYEADNQRLDTYEREKMIGLLAKTYKSLSIIKKKEKMLDDEYDIAGNVSKLQKLGQSTRLKQDLRELIDHYLMLLPGLVSSKKDAADWKSKKLLIAIDDLDLCNEHAYEMAEQVRKYLILPNVVVLMAIRIEQLQMGVEEKNREDFKQVIAGRNNDPSIAREMKDMAERYVTKLIPMARRIYLPELRSDQVSLVPESREDQQGKDDVVRTTEESKKADNEESLEQTILRLIREKTGMYFVTPEEGPSYFVSANLREFVNLASLLMAMPTPTPTPDDDQTRLDNIDTFQSYFTEGMLKKNISWERLEWFLEIMKNADSVRNYNIGMYLNGLLDSAKQEYDLYQNSLCEFPNMSLSFVAERLASVSRFRTRREDWRLFYYIRVYYTILLNARLCANGKIPFSITGGFLWGNRLGGLLPAVTIRQNQHMMNRERFFIPALRGWNETASVLHDSENSLSVPEKDASQAYVSKIEDEHWLAETVCWLLLALVSAHNGKTNFRKNYMNRAPIVYNNYAVPSVEIEISLENYIVNLCDPEDLYRIANLELLGITRERIQPVLEAMKAHNAPVIRQAKIVAANMDLADRLLQYCQIHNDYKERTQSKEDRTYRLYGLFFKNVRNYLKMQGAGEADWTQLWIPTGIKEDGQIEGVSIDMNRLFTKLCAAAAAILRENSGEGSDSENAKEGYISYEEGQRKKQEFAQQVQTVAQVDYARGLRTISGALQNKTADHARFMLETIGNSIQKYTFREKKLPAGFDPVPLIQLYEEVVDLCVTDPKKEITEIQHNTYRAIARIKDVIG
- the glyA gene encoding serine hydroxymethyltransferase; protein product: MYSLDEVRNTDPEIAQAIVDEQERQNSHIELIASENWVSKAVMAAMGSPLTNKYAEGYPGKRYYGGCQCVDVVENLAIDRAKELFGCDYANVQPHSGAQANLAVQFAICEPGDTIMGMNLDHGGHLTHGSPVNISGKYFKIVPYGVNDDGFIDYDKLREIALEAKPKMIIAGASAYARTIDFKKFREVADEVGAVLMVDMAHIAGLVAAGLHPSPIPYADVVTTTTHKTLRGPRGGLILANEAAAKKYNFNKAIFPGIQGGPLMHVIAAKAVCFKEALSDEFKTYQKGIVDNAQALCQGLLDRGIKIVSGGTDNHLMLVDLSGFGLTGKAVEKLLDEAHITCNKNTIPNDPQSPFVTSGIRLGTPAVTSRGMNTEDMDRIAEAIALVVKDGEEKIPQAKAIVEELTKKYPLI
- the mutY gene encoding A/G-specific adenine glycosylase, producing the protein MITTELEALVEPLLGWYDKSHRVLPWREEPTPYRVWISEIMLQQTRVEAVRPYFARFLAALPDIRHLAQAPEDELLKLWEGLGYYNRVRNLKKAAVEIMETYDGQMPGDYEQLLKLPGIGSYTAGAIASIAFGQAVPAVDGNVLRVITRATADDGDIGSQKVRRGIEERLRAVMPRQRAGDMNQALMELGAVVCIPNGAPKCGDCPWKTLCQARALGKISEYPKKPSKKPRVIEEKTILIIQDENRTALRKRPSKGLLAGMYEFPSLPGHREEEEVLSYLKELGLKAVYIRRLEEAKHIFTHREWHMIGYVIRVDELERGAFDSEEPFLFAERDETEEKYPIPSAFVRYAQYLKIRLGNDKYIYSKE